The Cyanobacterium stanieri LEGE 03274 genome has a window encoding:
- a CDS encoding glycoside hydrolase family 57 protein yields MALGYLALVLHAHLPFVRHPESDYVLEEEWLYEAITETYIPLLQVFNGLKRDGVDFKITMSMTPPLVSMLRDKLLQERYDEHLTKLEELVQKEIEHNQDNGHIKYLAEYYAQEFKEIRKVWEYYKGDLVTAFKQFQDSNNLEIITCGATHGYLPLMKMYPQAVWAQIEVACEHYEENFGIRPRGIWLPECAYYEGLERMLADAGLRYFLTDGHGLLYARPRPRFGTYAPIFTETGVGVFGRDHESSQQVWSSEVGYPGDPVYREFYKDIGWEADYDYIKPYIMPNGQRKNVGVKYHKITSRQAGLSDKALYDPYWANEKAAEHAGNFLYNRMQQIQHLAGIMQREPIVVSPYDAELYGHWWYEGPKFIDYLFRKAWFDQDTLYMIHLADYLKGHPNQQVAIPSQSSWGYKGFHEYWLNHTNAWIYPHLHKGAEKMINLATKEPKDELEWRALNQAARELLLAQSSDWAFIMRTGTMVPYAERRTKSHLLRLKKLEEDIWSGEIDSGWLEKVEAIDNIFPNINYRVYRPM; encoded by the coding sequence ATGGCTCTTGGCTATCTTGCCTTAGTGCTACACGCACACTTACCCTTTGTTCGCCATCCCGAAAGTGACTATGTCCTAGAAGAAGAGTGGTTGTATGAAGCAATCACCGAAACTTATATACCACTCTTACAAGTATTCAATGGATTAAAACGAGATGGTGTAGATTTTAAAATAACTATGAGTATGACACCCCCTCTTGTGTCGATGCTCAGGGATAAACTTTTACAAGAAAGATATGACGAACATCTAACTAAGTTAGAGGAATTGGTTCAAAAAGAAATAGAGCATAATCAAGATAACGGTCATATCAAATATCTTGCTGAATATTACGCTCAAGAATTTAAAGAAATCCGTAAGGTATGGGAATATTATAAAGGAGATTTAGTTACCGCTTTTAAACAATTCCAAGACAGTAATAATCTCGAAATTATTACCTGTGGTGCTACCCACGGTTATTTGCCCCTAATGAAAATGTATCCTCAAGCGGTATGGGCGCAAATAGAGGTAGCCTGTGAACATTATGAAGAAAACTTTGGCATTCGCCCTCGGGGAATTTGGTTGCCTGAATGTGCTTATTATGAAGGATTGGAAAGAATGTTGGCCGATGCAGGTTTACGTTATTTCCTCACTGATGGTCATGGTTTGCTCTATGCCCGTCCTCGTCCTCGTTTTGGCACTTATGCCCCCATTTTTACGGAAACAGGGGTAGGGGTATTTGGAAGGGATCATGAGTCTTCCCAGCAGGTGTGGTCATCGGAAGTTGGTTATCCTGGAGATCCTGTTTATCGGGAATTTTATAAGGATATTGGTTGGGAGGCTGACTACGATTACATCAAACCCTATATTATGCCTAACGGACAGCGAAAAAATGTCGGGGTAAAATACCATAAAATTACTAGCCGTCAGGCGGGGTTATCGGATAAAGCTCTTTATGATCCCTATTGGGCAAATGAAAAAGCGGCCGAACACGCTGGAAACTTCTTGTATAACCGAATGCAACAGATTCAACATCTAGCAGGAATTATGCAAAGAGAGCCCATTGTGGTATCTCCTTATGATGCCGAGTTATATGGCCATTGGTGGTATGAAGGCCCGAAATTTATCGATTATCTGTTCCGTAAGGCATGGTTTGATCAAGATACTTTGTATATGATTCACCTTGCTGATTATCTCAAAGGGCATCCTAATCAACAGGTGGCAATTCCTTCTCAGTCTAGTTGGGGTTATAAGGGTTTCCATGAATATTGGTTGAATCATACTAATGCTTGGATTTATCCTCATCTCCACAAAGGGGCAGAAAAAATGATTAACTTGGCGACGAAAGAGCCGAAGGATGAGTTGGAATGGCGCGCCCTCAATCAAGCAGCAAGGGAGTTGTTATTGGCTCAATCTTCTGACTGGGCGTTTATTATGCGTACTGGTACGATGGTACCTTATGCGGAAAGACGTACTAAAAGTCATTTATTACGGTTGAAAAAATTGGAGGAGGATATTTGGAGCGGAGAAATTGACTCTGGTTGGTTGGAAAAGGTAGAGGCGATCGATAATATTTTCCCTAATATCAATTATCGTGTTTATCGTCCGATGTAG